GTGTATCGACAGCACATCCATATCAATCCTCCTTGCCAAGCAGGAAGTAGAGGATCGGACCGATGAACTCCATACCGATAATGGCGACAACGAGCCACAAAGTACGATTGCCTCTCCTGTAATTGCTATGGGTTAGGATGTGATAGAGGGTATAACCCAGCAAAGCGAACTGGACGATTGCCAGCGGGATCAAAAACGGAAGAAATTCCTCCATAACGTTATCCATGTTCTTTTCCTTCCTCTCCATAGGTTTCCACGCAAAAGCCTTTATATCCGCAGCCGGTGCAGGTCAGTTTTCTGAGTGTGAGCGTGTGCCTTGCGAACATGGCCTCTTTGCGTCGAGGCTTGAACACCTCATGACATTGCGGGCAGATATAGGCGATCCTGTTGAAATAGAATGCTATGACCCAAATCGCATATGGAACGGCCACCAGAACGTAAAGAGCGAACAGCCACCATATTCCTGAGGCAATCCAGAAAACGATGGATGCCCACTGAATGATGCCGATGGGAATGGCGGTAATCAGCAGGATGGCGTGTAGCCGTCTCATGTTCTTTTTGTTTTCCATCGCATACGCTATATCGCCGATAGATTCGATGGAGAAAAAATCATCCACGCTCTTCAGCCCTCGCCTAATCCCCTCGAGCATATCGAGCTTTGCTTGTCTTTCGCGCACTTCCTTACGAAGCAGCTGCTCCTGCTGTTCAAGCAAAACGGAAATGACGCTGCCGGGATCATCCTCGGACAGCAATGCTCCTATGCTGTTGATCGAAATGTCGGTGTCCCGAAGGAAGCATATGATCTTCAGGCGCTTCACATCATCTTCTGAATAAAGACGCCTGCCGCCCTCCGTGAGCTCACTGGGCGTAAGAATGCCGCGAGTATCGTAATACTGCACTGTTCTAACGGATACGCCACAGAGCTTCGCGATTTCTCCAGTCGTGTATTTTGACATAGCTTTCACCTCCTTTCACCCTTATTTAACTTCATTACGCAACGTCATGAGCAACACGTTACGCAGGGGGATTTTTTGGGAATTCGGGCGTTATCGTTTTCGGCAAGCCTCTTTCAAAGCTTCTCCAGCAAAGCACATGGAGCAAAGAAGTCCAAGACAAACTGAAATCGCCAGACTTCACCAACCAGTTTTCGACCAATCTGCAAGGTGACCGGCTTATCACGTTGATCTTGCGTTTGTACGATTGGATTATGGGCGCGGATTGGACTGCAGGAATGTTTCGACAGATGTCGGTGCGTTAGGATCGAAAACATCTGCTAATGGCAGAAGCTGGCGGAATAATGATATGACAGATTTATCAATTGCGGTTGGGGATGCTGCTTGTCTGACACAGTGAAATAGTGGTTCATGGTGTGCTATCCGGTTTCGGCATTCGTTGATGAGCTTGATTTTTGCATTCAAATCAGCTCTGTTCGTTCCGGCAGGCCATGCATGGTGAAGGCAGGGAATCCATAGGGCGCGTTCATGTGCCTTGTCCGTTAAATGCGCCCAAAAGCCGAAGGAAAGGTTGGCGATGATCCTTCCGGGCTGTGAGAGTTCCTTGTGAATGGAGGTCGCACTGTGAATGCTTGCTCGATTCAATGCGTTGGCATCGAACATTTTGCCGGAGCTGCTACGCCGAAGTATGGGAATGTTGACCGGAGAGGAGCCATCAAGCAGCCATGGCTCGGGTCCCTTCCAACGCGAACTGATTGCACGGTCATAGGCGTTTCGCAAGGCTACTTCGAAGAACGCGATGTCTTTCATCAGCACTTGACCGAGATCGATGTTCCACTCATAGAGACGAAGCGCGCGAGTCATATTGTTTTCGGAGGCATCGAGGTAGGTTCGGAATCGAGGCGTGGATAGCCAGTCGTAAACCCAGGTTTTATCGGGCGCAAGGTTTTGGCGTAGAGCGTTGATCATCTGGGCCTCCTTGCCTTGCGGGTAATGCAATGCCCCGGTGACTTGGAAACCAGCGGTCAACACGGGGCTTGTATTCGTAATTGTAAATGCAATCTGTGACTTTGCGTTGAGCAGAAACTGGTGTACATGGTAAGCGTCTAATCCGGGCGTTATCAGATTGCATGCTATTTGTGATTCGGTGGTAGACACCATCAAATGTCTGTCACCTGATCGCGATGGAAAAGATTCACGCACGTAGCGCAGGAGCCGGCCCCATGATGCACAGGGAATCCGGCTCCTACTTCCATTTCCTCCTCGGAGGTTGGCTTACTGGGCGGCGTAACGCATTCTTGCGACTGAATTCTTTCCTGATTAATCAGGCCAAGGCTTTGCGCAGGCGTTGGATGCTGATGGGTTTGGGGGTGCCGAGTTCTTGTGCCCACAGGGAGACGTAGAACTCCTCGAGCATCCAGCGGGCCTCGTCGGCTTGCTTAGTCAGCGCCTCGTGGCGAGGTCCGGCCGGTTCGCGCTTGGCGCGGTCCAGGGCCTTGTCCACGAGTTGTTTGGCTTCGTCGGCCTCCCATGCCCAGCGCACGTCGCGGTTCTTATCGGTTTTCGCCTTGGTCAGGCGCGCGAGGTCGGCCCTCAGATACCGTTCGATATGGCGCAGCGAATACGGGGGAGCGGCGCCGATGAAGCCGGGGAACACCAGCGTGGCGATATGCTCGCGAATCGACTGCAACACCGAGAGCATCGGCAGGTCCGCCTTGCCGGACACCGCTTTGTCGACCTCGGCGTAGCGAGTCAGAATCGCAATCACGTCATGCGCCACCGCGTACACGGTATCCTCATACACCTGCTGCACGTCGAGCACGGCGTTCGCCAACGCCTCATCGTCGGGCAGCTTGTCCACCTCGGGCAGGAGACGCTTGACCGTGGCCAACTGCAGATCCTCCACCAACGCCTTGGTGGACTGGTACGGCGCGGAGGCGAGCATCAGCGCCTCGCCGCCCAGCCAACGCGAGGAGACGCGGTCGGCCGGCAGCCGCAGCGCGTCGAGCGCGCCCTTCCACAGCATCGCGGCGCGCGACTCGGTGGTCGCGCCCGCCTTGTGCAGCAGATTCGCCTGCTCGACCAGCTTGCCTTGGGTGGCTGCCTGATCGGCCTGACGTTGGACCATCTGGCGGGCCGACGCTTCGGCCTGCGCGGCGAACTCGCGTTGCAGGGCGACCAGATCCTTGCCCATGCCCATCACCTTCACCGGCCCGCGCGCGCGACGGCGGCCGCGCTGGTTGCGGCTGGGCGGCAACGTCTGCTCCACCGAGAACGTCATACGCAGATACGGGGCGAGCTTGTCCCACAATTCGCCGGTCAGCACCTCCGGATGGATCTGCGCGCCGACCACCTGGATGGCGGCCTGCGTGAACACATGCGCGAAATCAGGCCAACGCGCGGCCTCGCCGTCGGCCGGCAGGGGCGGCAGATTCGGCTTGCCCTGCGAGCCGGAGCCGGGCAGGTCGGGGTAGTGTTCGTCGATCCAGTCGCGCAGTTTGGCGGCCGTGTCCGGAGCGGGCACGAACTGCACGCGCAGCTGCTTGGGCAGGGATTTGATCATGGCGAGCAGCAGCTCGTCCAACAGGCCCGGCACATTCCATGTGAACTGTTCGGGAGAGACGCGCGAAAGCGCCTTGATCGGCACATGCACGGTCACGCCGTCGTGCGGATCGTGCGGGTCGTACACGTAGCTGAGCCGCAGATCGATGGGGCGTCCGTCGGAACCCAAGGTATGCCAATGGTCGGGATAGTCGTCGAGACTTACCGACTCGCTGTCGGCCAAGCGTTCCACCTTCGTCGGATCGAAATCCAACAAGGTGGGATGCTCGTCGTGTTCGACCTTCCACCATTTCGCCAAGTCGGCCACGCAGGTCACCTCGTGGGGGATCACCGCGTTGTAGAAGTCGAACAGATCCTCGTCGGAGACCGTGTCGGCGATCTGGCGTGTGCGGCTCGCGTCCTCGGCCGCCTCCTCAAGCACGTCGCGGTTCTTCGCCACGAACTCGTCATAGCTGAAGCGCTGCTGGATGTCGCCTTCGACCAAGCCCTGGCGGATCAGGAAGTCTCGCGCCTCCAACGGGTTGATGCGGCCCCACTGCACGGTGCGGTCCTGCACGATCGGCAGACCGTACAGCAGCACTTTGGACGTGGCCACCGCAGAACCGCGCGAACCCGACCAATGCGGTTCGGCGTAGGTGGTGCGGGTGAGCGAGCCCGCCAACGGTTCGGCCCACGCCGGGTCGATCGCGGCGGAATAGCGCGCCCACAGGCGGCTCGTCTCCACCAGCTCCGTGCTCATCACCCAAGCCGGCGTGGCCTTGGCCACCGCGGAGGCAGGGAAGAGGGCGAAATGCGTGCCGCGCGCGCCCTGATAATCGTTCTTCGACTGCTTCTGCGCGCGCTTCATGGCACGCGCCCGAGCCGCGCCGGAAAGCCCCGCGAAATCGGAGGCCTTGGGCTCTCGCACCACCTGCATGCCCATCATGGAAAGAAGCCCCGCCAGCATCGACCTGTGGATGCCTTCGGCGTCCCACGCGCAGCACAGGGAATGTGCGGCCTGCTGGTTGATCGGCAGTTGGCGGATCTCCAAGCCGGCGCGCGAGGAGGGAAGCGGCTCACCCACCTTGAACTTCATCTCGCGGCACATCTCACGCAGCTGCGAGACCAGATCCTTCCACTGGCGCATACGCAGCCAGTTGAGATATTCGGCTTTGCAGATCCGGCGCAGCGCGTTGTTGCTCGGCTCGCCGTCCGCTTGGAACACACGGTCCCAGATGTTCAACGCGGTGAGGAAATCGCTGGTCGGATCGGCGTAGCGGTTGTGGATGCGGTCCGCTTCGTCGCGCGCCTCGTCCGGGCGTTCGCGCGGATCCTGCAGGCTCAGGAACGCCACGACCACCAGCATGGCGGCCAACGTGTTCGGCGACGTGGACTTCGCCGCCTCGATCACCATACGGCCCAAACGCACGTCAATCGGAATGCGCGCCAGCTGGCGGCCGATATGCGTGAGCGTCACCTCGCCGCGCTTGCGGCCGATGGCCTTCAACTCGGTCAGCTCGTTGAAACCGTCAGAGACGGCCTTCATATCCGGCGGGTCGATGAAGCCGAAATTCGTCACATCCTCGGCAGTGCGCGCCACACCCACCGACAGCATATGCAACACCACCGCGCCCAGCGAGGTGCGCAGGATCTCCGGCTCGGTGAAGCGCGGACGCGTCTCGTAATCCTCACGCGCGTACAGGCGGATGGCGATGCCGTCGGCGATACGGCCGCATCGGCCGGAACGCTGGTCGGCGCTCGCCTGGCTGATCGGCTCGATCGGCAGACGCTGCACTTTCGCCGTCTTCGAATAGCGCGAGATGCGCGCCATACCCGGATCCACCACATAGCGGATGCCCGGCACGGTCAGCGACGTCTCGGCCACATTCGTGGCGATGACGATGCGCTGGTGCGTATGCGGCTCGAACACGCGATGCTGCTCCTTAGCGGACAGCCTCGCGAACAGTGGCATGATCTCGATCGCGTCGGGGCGGCGCATATCCGCCGCGCGCGGGCCGTAATGGTGGCGCAGCGCGGCCTCGAACTCGTGGATGTCGCGCTCGCCGGACGCGAACACGAGAATGTCGCGGGCGCCGCGTTCATGGCTTGAATGGATGATGAGTTCGGCGCAGGCGCGGGCCACGGCGGTGGGCATATCGGTGATGCCCGCGTCGAGGTCGTCGTCGCCGGGACGCGCGCCGGTGGCGAAACCCGGCACCTCATGCATCAGCGCGGGCGCGGCGCCGAGCGGCTCGTAGGCGATCCGCACCGGATAGGTGCGTCCCGACACCTCGATCACCGGCACCGACGTGCCCAAAGCGCGTTCGAAATGCTCCTGGAACTTCACCGAATCGATGGTGGCGGAGGTGATCACCAGCTTCAGGTCGCGTCGCTGGGGGAGCAGGGCGGTCAGATAGCCGAGCAGAAAGTCGATGTTGAGGCTGCGTTCGTGCGCCTCGTCGATCACGATCGTGTCGTATTTCATCAGCTTGGGGTCGCGTTGGATCTGCGCGAGCAGAATACCGTCGGTGACCACGCGCAGACGCGTGTTCGGCGAGCTTTCGTCGGTGAACCGCACCTGATAGCCGATCTCGTCGCCCAGTCGCACGCCCATCTCGCTGGCGATGCGCTCCGCCACCGTGCGCGCGGCGATACGGCGCGGCTGCGTATGTACGATCTGCCGGCCGTGCGTGCCGCGGCCCAACTCGAGCAGAATCTTCGGCAGCTGTGTGGTTTTGCCGGAGCCCGTCTGTCCGGAGACGATCACCACCTGGCTGGAACGCACGGCCTCGGCGATCTCGCCGCGCGCGGCCGACACCGGCAGTTCAGATGGATACTCGTACTTCATATGCTCCGTCCTTGCCCTTGCCGTCGATGGACAGCGCTCTACGCGGCGGTGTCTTGGGACGGCGCGGCTAGTTGTTACGCAAAACCTCTATGATACGGAATCCCTTGGAACTGGCGTATTTGTCCACCGCATACTCATCGCCGAGCGCTTCGTCCAACCATGGGATCAGCGAGTCCGCGCCGAGGTTTCTCTGCACCACCAGATAGGCCGCGCCGCCCTGCTTCAGCCGCGGCAGCCACGTCAGCAGCAGCGTGTGCAGCGCCTCCTTGCCGATGCGGATCGGCGGATTCGACCAGATCACATCGAAACGCAGGTCGTCGGGCAGAATCTCGCACGTCAGCGCATCGGATACGGGCTGATCGGCCAACGGCACGCCATCGGCACCGGTCTGCGACACATGCACGTTGACGCAGCCGTTGGCCTTCGCGTTCGCGGCGGTCAGCTCCAACGCGCGCTCGTTCACATCCACGGCCCACACGTCGGCCTGCGGCGACTCAAAGGCCAGCGACAGGGCGACCGGCCCCCAACCGCAACCCAAATCCAGCAACGCGCCTTGACTCGGCGGTTCGGGCGCCTGACGCAGCAGCACCGACGTGCCGAGATCCAGCCGGGAACCGGAGAACACGCCGTTCGACACCTGCACCGTGGCGTCGTTGCCGCGCAGCGACACCTTCAGCGTGCGGCGCACATCCTTCGACGCGGGCTCCGCCGCGAAATACTGTTCGGCCATCGTCATCCTCGCTTCCTCGAATCCGACTTCCAATCCGACTTCCTCGGTCGGCTTACGTCATGTCTGCTCACACGATGATAATAAAGACGATAGTTCAACCGTGTGATGCGAGAGCAGAAGAAGGTGGCATTGAGCCTGGAGACCCAATCCGAGCGGACGGAATCGTTCGAGACAAGCGCCGTTGACGGCACTGCAACCACCGAAGCCGACCGTTCCTCCGAAGTAGACGCCGGCGTGCTCTCCGGACGTTCCGAAGTCCTGCTGGATGGCCATTCCGGCGTATCCGCGTTCGATGAGGCGGGCGACCAGGAATGGGAGGAGCGAGAATCCCGCAACGCGCTCAAGCATGTCGTGGGCATGGGCGAACTGCAGGACGTCACCGAAGTCGAATACCGCAAGGTACGACTCGAACGCGTGGTACTGGTCGGCGTATGGTCATCGCAGAACAGCACCGCCGCCAAAGCCGAGGAATCCCTACGCGAGCTGGCGGCGCTCGCCGAAACCGCGGGCGCGGTGGTGTGCGACGGTCTGCTGCAGCATCGTTCCCGCCCGGACGCCGCCACCTACGTGGGCTCGGGCAAGGCCAAGGAGATCGCCGACATCGTGGCGCGCGAGGAGGCCGACACCATCATCGTGGACGATGATCTGCCACCCTCGCAGCGTCGCGCGCTCGAGGACGCCACCAAAGTGAAGGTGGTGGACCGTACCGCCGTGATCCTCGACATCTTCGCCCAGCACGCCACCAGCCGTGAAGGCAAGGCGCAGGTGGAGCTCGCCCAGTTGCAGTACATGCTGCCGCGACTGCGCGGCTGGGGCGCCTCCCTGTCGCGTCAGGCCGGCGGTCGTGCCGCGGGCGCGGACGGCGGCATCGGCTCGCGAGGCCCCGGCGAGACGAAAATCGAAATGGACCGTCGTGTGATCCGCACGCGCATCGCGCGCCTGCGCCAGCAGATCCGCCAGATGGCGCCGGCCCGCGAAATCAAGCGTGGTTCGCGACGCCGCTTCGGACTGCCGACCATCGCCGTGGTGGGGTATACGAACGCGGGCAAATCCTCGCTGACCAACCGGCTGACCGGTTCGACGGAACTTGTGGAGAACGCGCTGTTCGCCACGCTGGACACCGCCGTGCGCCGCGCCAAAGCCAAGGACGGCCGCCTGTACGCCTATGTGGACACGGTTGGATTCGTGCGGCGCTTGCCCACCCAATTGGTCGAGGCGTTCAAATCGACGTTGGAGGAGGTGGCCGAGGCCGACGTGATCCTGCACGTGGTCGACGGCTCGCATCCCGACCCGTTCTCGCAGATCGACGCGGTGAACGACGTGCTCGCCGACATCGAGGGAACCGCTTCGATTCCGCGTCTGCTGGTGTTCAACAAAATCGATCTGGTCGACGAAAGCGTGCGCGAGCGTCTGCGCAATCTGGAATCCGACGCCCATCTCGTCTCCGCCTATTCGGGCGAGGGATTGGACGAGCTGCGCGCCGCCGTCGAAGCGTTGCTGCCGGTGCCGCATGTGCATGTGAACGCGCTGCTGCCCTATACGGCCGGCGCGCTGCTGTCTCGCGTGCGCGAATACGGCAATGTGATCGCTTTGGACTACCGCGACGACGGCGTGATGCTTGAGGCGGACGTCGACAGCCATCTGGCCGCGCAGATCGTCGAACAGGCCATCGACTGATCGGGTCCGCGGCGGATGGCGGGCGTGTGAGCTTGCTCACGTGTGTTATAGCAGGAATGTTAGCGATAACAATCCAGTGGTTCCAGCTGTTTTTGAAAAACTTTTTCGTGGTGAAACGTCATAGCGGACGAGTAGAGTGAAGACGTTGTTTGGATGGAATCCCGCCAAAAAACGGGAAGTGATAGGAAGAGATACCCATGGCTGAATCGCTTATTAAGCCCACCAAGCTTGCTGTGATCGGCGCCGGCGCTGTCGGCTCCACACTGGCCTTCGCCGCCGCCCAGCGCGGCATCGCCCGCGAAATCGTGCTCCAGGACATCGCCAAGGAACGCGTCGAAGCCGAAGTGCTCGACATGCAGCACGGCTCCAGCTTCTATCCCACCGTCTCCATCGACGGTTCCGACGACCGCGAGGTCTGCCGCGACGCCGACATGATCGTCATCACCGCCGGTCCCCGCCAGAAGCCCGGCCAGTCCCGCCTCGAACTCGTCGGCGCCACCATCAACATCCTCAAGTCCATCATCCCCGGCCTCGTCGAAGTCGCCCCCAACGCCATCTTCATGCTCATCACCAACCCGGTGGACATCGCCACCCATGTGGCCCAGAAGATCTCCGGCCTGCCTGAGAACCAGGTCTTCGGCTCCGGCACCAACCTCGACTCCGCCCGTCTGCGCTTCCTCATCGCCGAGCAGACCGGCGTCAACGTCAAGAACGTCCACGCCTACATCGCCGGCGAACACGGCGACTCCGAAGTCCCGCTGTGGGCCTCCGCCACCATCGGCGGCGTCCCCATGTGCGACTGGACCCCGCTGCCCGGCCACGAGCCCCTCGACGCCGACGTTCGCGAGCAGATCCACCAGGACGTCAAGAACGCCGCCTACAAGATCATCAACGGCAAGGGCGCGACCAACTACGCCATCGGCATGTCCGGCGTCGACATCATCGAAGCCGTCCTCAAAGACTCCAACCGCATCCTCCCCGTCAGCTCCATGCTCAAGGACTTCCACGGCATCTCCGACGTCTGCATGTCCGTCCCCACCCTCATCAACCGCTCCGGCGTCAACACCGCCATCAACACCCCGGTGTCCGACAAGGAGCTTGCGGCCTTGAAGCGTTCGGCGGAGACGCTAAGGGAGACCGCCGCCCAATTCGGCTTCTAGCAAATCCCGCACCGATGGAGCGCCTTCGGTGTTGCTCGGAACTCGACGTACCTTTGTACGCCTTCGTTCCGTGCGCCTTGGGGTCGCACGCATCGGTGCGGGATTTTGTGTTTTGGTACCGGTGGGGCGTCTCCGTCGTTGCTCGGAACTCGACGTACCTTTGTACGCCTTCGTTCCGTGCGCCTAGGGGTCGCACGCATCGGTGCGGGATTTCACGTAGCGTGATGGGCCCCATGCGGCGTGTGCTATGGTGAAAACGGTGATGAGACCCCGGCTTCGGCCGGGGTTTCGTCGTATTGGAACGTAACTGCAAATGGTATTGAGAAGCGGTTTCACTAGGAACGGGACGAGGGGAGCGGACGACGATGGCGCATGATCACACGCATGCAAGCGCGGGAGGCGATTCGGCGGAGCATCAGCGGCGGCTGATACTGACGTTGACGTTGACCGGAACGGTGTTTCTTGCGGAGGTCGTCGGCGCGGCCCTCACCGAATCGTTGGCCCTGCTGGTCGACGCCGGGCATATGCTCACCGACATGTCCGTGCTCATCGCCTCCACGGTCACCGCCATGCTGATGCGCCGCAAACCCGACAGCACCCGCACCTGGGGTTGGGCCAGACTGGAGGTCATCACCGCCGCGGGCGGCGCCCTTGTGCTGTTCGGTGTCGGCGCGTACGCGTTGATCGAAGCCGGATTGCGTCTGTTCGGAGAGTCGGCGGATGACGTGCATGACGCCCGTCTGCTGCTCGCATTCGGCATCCTCGGACTCGCCGCCAACATCGGGTCCATAGTGATTCTCGCCTCGCAGCGCGGCGACAACATGAATATGAAGGCCGCGTTCCTCGAAGTGTTGAACGACGCGCTCGGATCGGTGGCCGTGGTGCTGTCCGCCGTGGTGATGATGGCGACCAGCTGGGCGGGATTCGACGCGGTCGCCGGCGGCCTGATCGCCCTGATGATGATTCCCCGCGCCGTCACCCTGCTGCGCAACGCGGTGCGAGTGCTGTTGGAGGAGACGCCGGAAGGTCTCGACCTCGACGCGGTGCGCGAGCATCTCGAAGGGGTGCCGCATGTGGTCGCCGTTCACGACCTGCATGCCAGCACCGTATCCACCGGCATGCCGATACTCATGGCCCATGTGGTGGTGGAGCGGGGTCTGAGCATGGAACAGGCGGAGGGGATTCTGCAGCAGCTTCAGGACTGCCTGCGCGAGCACTTTCCGGTGTCGGTGCCCCACACCACGTTCCAACTCGAACCGGAGGGGTACACCACCCCGTCCGCCGAACAGCTGCATATGTGACGAGGGAACACGTTGGACGGAGGAGATCCTTGCGTCTCGCTGCGCTCCGCTCGGGATGACGGAAGAAGTTTATCCGTTTGGGGGCGTGGGATATTAGAGTTTGCGCAGTACGGTGACGACTTTGCCCATGATCTGCGCGTGGGTGCCGTCGATGGGGGAGTAGGCGGGATTGTGCGGCATCAGCCACACATGGCCGTCCTGCTTGCGGAAGGTTTTCACGGTGGCCTCATCGTCGAGCAGCGCCGCCACGATATCGCCGTTCACCGCGGTGCTCTGCTCGCGCACCACCACGAAATCGCCGTCGCAGATGGCCGCGTCCACCATGGAATCGCCGTGCACCTCCAACATGAACAGGGTGCCGGTGCCGGTCAGGCGCTCCGGCAGACGCATCACATCATCCACATGCTGGTCCGCGGTGATGGGCACGCCGGCCGCGATGCGGCCCACCAGCGGCACGTCATGCGACTGCATCACCGACTCGCTTTCGGGGAAGGGGATGATGGTCGCCGTCGCGGCGGGGGCGTCGGGCTGTGCGGACTGGGCCGCAGACGTTGCCTCGTCGCCTTGCGGGGGTGCCACCACTTCGATGGCACGACCCTTGTTGGCGTTCATGCGAATGAAGCCTTTGTCTTCCAGGGTCTGCAACTGGTGCTTCACCGACGAAGGGCTTTTCAGTCCGGCGTATTCGCCGATCTCGCGGAATGACGGGGCGAAGCCATGGGCGTCGATATGCGTGCGGATGGCCTCCAGCACCTTGCGTTGACGGTCGGTCAGCGCGCTGTCGGCTGATGATGGCTGCGGGGTCATGGCGATGATGCTCACGTCGGGGCTCCTTTCGGGCGGCTGTGACCAGTGTATCGTGCAAATCATGTGAAATCAAACATCTGTTCGACTCGTCGTGTTGACGTTGTCGAACAGATGTGCCACAATCAGAACAAGTGTTCGATAGAACAGGTGTTCGAAAGGATGTGGTTGCGATGGCTGGAACCGCTGTGATGATGGGCAAAGGCATGATGAGGGGTAGCGCCAAGCGATCCCATGGGACGATGCGTCTGACCACACGCGGCAAGCTGGTTGTGGCGCTGCTGGCAGCGGCTTTGACTTGGGCGGGAATCAGTGTGGTTTCGCCGGTCCCCGCGCATTCGGAGGCAGGGGCGACCGCCGTGTCCAGCTATATCGTGCGTCCGGGGGACACGCTGTGGTCGTATGCGTCGAGCATCACTCCCGCGGGGCAGGACGTGTCGAACACGGTCGACGAACTGATCGAGCTGAACGATTTGGAATCCGGCGCATTGCAGGCCGGGCAGCGCATCGTCGTGCCGCAACGTTGATGTCGCGAAACTCCGATGTCTGGCGAACATACGCCACCGCACGGTATCCTTGGCGGAATGCATTGTCCTTTCTGCCAGAATTCCGATACCAAGGTGATTGATACGCGCATCAGCGAGGATGGCTATTCCATTCGTCGCCGGCGGCAGTGCCCCAAATGCGACAAGCGGTTCACCACCGTGGAAACCAGCATGCTGTTGGTCACCAAGCGCGGGGGCAACAGCGAGCCCTTCAATCGCGATAAGGTCGTCTCCGGTGTGCGCAAGGCGTGCCAAGGCCGTCCCGTCAAAGAAGAGGATCTGAAAATGCTCGGGCAGAAGGTCGAAGAGGATCTTCGCTCACGAGGGCTCGCCGAAATCAC
Above is a window of Bifidobacterium eulemuris DNA encoding:
- a CDS encoding PLDc N-terminal domain-containing protein translates to MDNVMEEFLPFLIPLAIVQFALLGYTLYHILTHSNYRRGNRTLWLVVAIIGMEFIGPILYFLLGKED
- a CDS encoding MerR family transcriptional regulator, producing the protein MSKYTTGEIAKLCGVSVRTVQYYDTRGILTPSELTEGGRRLYSEDDVKRLKIICFLRDTDISINSIGALLSEDDPGSVISVLLEQQEQLLRKEVRERQAKLDMLEGIRRGLKSVDDFFSIESIGDIAYAMENKKNMRRLHAILLITAIPIGIIQWASIVFWIASGIWWLFALYVLVAVPYAIWVIAFYFNRIAYICPQCHEVFKPRRKEAMFARHTLTLRKLTCTGCGYKGFCVETYGEEGKEHG
- a CDS encoding Abi family protein, which encodes MINALRQNLAPDKTWVYDWLSTPRFRTYLDASENNMTRALRLYEWNIDLGQVLMKDIAFFEVALRNAYDRAISSRWKGPEPWLLDGSSPVNIPILRRSSSGKMFDANALNRASIHSATSIHKELSQPGRIIANLSFGFWAHLTDKAHERALWIPCLHHAWPAGTNRADLNAKIKLINECRNRIAHHEPLFHCVRQAASPTAIDKSVISLFRQLLPLADVFDPNAPTSVETFLQSNPRP
- the hrpA gene encoding ATP-dependent RNA helicase HrpA, which gives rise to MKYEYPSELPVSAARGEIAEAVRSSQVVIVSGQTGSGKTTQLPKILLELGRGTHGRQIVHTQPRRIAARTVAERIASEMGVRLGDEIGYQVRFTDESSPNTRLRVVTDGILLAQIQRDPKLMKYDTIVIDEAHERSLNIDFLLGYLTALLPQRRDLKLVITSATIDSVKFQEHFERALGTSVPVIEVSGRTYPVRIAYEPLGAAPALMHEVPGFATGARPGDDDLDAGITDMPTAVARACAELIIHSSHERGARDILVFASGERDIHEFEAALRHHYGPRAADMRRPDAIEIMPLFARLSAKEQHRVFEPHTHQRIVIATNVAETSLTVPGIRYVVDPGMARISRYSKTAKVQRLPIEPISQASADQRSGRCGRIADGIAIRLYAREDYETRPRFTEPEILRTSLGAVVLHMLSVGVARTAEDVTNFGFIDPPDMKAVSDGFNELTELKAIGRKRGEVTLTHIGRQLARIPIDVRLGRMVIEAAKSTSPNTLAAMLVVVAFLSLQDPRERPDEARDEADRIHNRYADPTSDFLTALNIWDRVFQADGEPSNNALRRICKAEYLNWLRMRQWKDLVSQLREMCREMKFKVGEPLPSSRAGLEIRQLPINQQAAHSLCCAWDAEGIHRSMLAGLLSMMGMQVVREPKASDFAGLSGAARARAMKRAQKQSKNDYQGARGTHFALFPASAVAKATPAWVMSTELVETSRLWARYSAAIDPAWAEPLAGSLTRTTYAEPHWSGSRGSAVATSKVLLYGLPIVQDRTVQWGRINPLEARDFLIRQGLVEGDIQQRFSYDEFVAKNRDVLEEAAEDASRTRQIADTVSDEDLFDFYNAVIPHEVTCVADLAKWWKVEHDEHPTLLDFDPTKVERLADSESVSLDDYPDHWHTLGSDGRPIDLRLSYVYDPHDPHDGVTVHVPIKALSRVSPEQFTWNVPGLLDELLLAMIKSLPKQLRVQFVPAPDTAAKLRDWIDEHYPDLPGSGSQGKPNLPPLPADGEAARWPDFAHVFTQAAIQVVGAQIHPEVLTGELWDKLAPYLRMTFSVEQTLPPSRNQRGRRRARGPVKVMGMGKDLVALQREFAAQAEASARQMVQRQADQAATQGKLVEQANLLHKAGATTESRAAMLWKGALDALRLPADRVSSRWLGGEALMLASAPYQSTKALVEDLQLATVKRLLPEVDKLPDDEALANAVLDVQQVYEDTVYAVAHDVIAILTRYAEVDKAVSGKADLPMLSVLQSIREHIATLVFPGFIGAAPPYSLRHIERYLRADLARLTKAKTDKNRDVRWAWEADEAKQLVDKALDRAKREPAGPRHEALTKQADEARWMLEEFYVSLWAQELGTPKPISIQRLRKALA
- a CDS encoding class I SAM-dependent methyltransferase, with translation MAEQYFAAEPASKDVRRTLKVSLRGNDATVQVSNGVFSGSRLDLGTSVLLRQAPEPPSQGALLDLGCGWGPVALSLAFESPQADVWAVDVNERALELTAANAKANGCVNVHVSQTGADGVPLADQPVSDALTCEILPDDLRFDVIWSNPPIRIGKEALHTLLLTWLPRLKQGGAAYLVVQRNLGADSLIPWLDEALGDEYAVDKYASSKGFRIIEVLRNN
- the hflX gene encoding GTPase HflX; translation: MREQKKVALSLETQSERTESFETSAVDGTATTEADRSSEVDAGVLSGRSEVLLDGHSGVSAFDEAGDQEWEERESRNALKHVVGMGELQDVTEVEYRKVRLERVVLVGVWSSQNSTAAKAEESLRELAALAETAGAVVCDGLLQHRSRPDAATYVGSGKAKEIADIVAREEADTIIVDDDLPPSQRRALEDATKVKVVDRTAVILDIFAQHATSREGKAQVELAQLQYMLPRLRGWGASLSRQAGGRAAGADGGIGSRGPGETKIEMDRRVIRTRIARLRQQIRQMAPAREIKRGSRRRFGLPTIAVVGYTNAGKSSLTNRLTGSTELVENALFATLDTAVRRAKAKDGRLYAYVDTVGFVRRLPTQLVEAFKSTLEEVAEADVILHVVDGSHPDPFSQIDAVNDVLADIEGTASIPRLLVFNKIDLVDESVRERLRNLESDAHLVSAYSGEGLDELRAAVEALLPVPHVHVNALLPYTAGALLSRVREYGNVIALDYRDDGVMLEADVDSHLAAQIVEQAID